In Nisaea acidiphila, the DNA window ATATCGTAGGCGGAGAGATCGATCGCGCTATTGGAGGAGGCTTCGTTGACGGTGGCATCGGCGGGGGCGCCGCCGAGCTCCGGTTTGTTGTTCGTGACGGCGGTGAAGTTGATCGTGTCGACCAATGCGCTCCAGCTCTGACCAGCTCCGTAGCCGATTGTAAAACCGCTGATCGATGTCCATGCCGGATTGGGACTGATATCGACACCGCTGCCGTCCACCGACGTATCGCTAAGCGTGGTCGCCGCGCCGCCTGTGCCACCGGATCCCGGCGCTCCGCCCGTAAAGGGTGTGAACGTGAAGATGCTACCGTTGTTCGCCTCGTTGGCAGTCGCAAATCGGAAGCCCGTGACAGTGACGGGACTCCCGAAGGCGAAGGTGATCTCGGCATTTGACGCGATTTGTGCGGAGGGGAAGAGTACTTTCCCTGCCGTACCGCCAGAGCCAGAGACCTCGAGGAGACCTAAGTTGTTGGTATCGTTTTGCAAAGACGCGGTCAGCGTCGTGGTGCTGTCGTCGGCCGTCGTTGTGACCGTTTTGTCGCTGCTGTCGGTGTCGCTGTCGAAGGTGAAGGTCGGCAATCGGTGCGGATAGGCGGCGAGCGCGTCCGCGCCGAAGAGCGCCGCGGCGGCGGGCAGTCCGTCCCAGCCCACGCCGGCGCCGAGATCGGCCGTCGCGGCCGCGACCTTCACGCCGAGGAGCGTGCGCAGGGTAGCGACGAATTCGGCGCCGATTTCGCCGGCGCCGGTGGCACAGGAGACGAGGACCACCCGGGCCGCGGGCGACAAGGCCCGGGCGATGCGCCGGAGCGCGTCCCGCTCACACAGCAGCCGGCCGCGATCGACCCGCGTTCCGCAGAGCCGAATGGCGCCGGGAGCGCCATGGGCCACGATCACGAGTTCGTCTATCTCCGGCGCATCCGGCAGGGATGCGGCAATCTCCTCAAGTGGATTACCGCTCCCGCTCAGGTTGCGTATCCGGACCGGCGCGATCACGCCGGCCTGGAAAACGACCGGATCGCGAACTGCGGAATCTAAAAACAAGAATTTCTTGCACGCAGCAGTATTCATGTTCCCGTATCCCCAAGAGCCTACCGGGCGCAATTCCAGTCGGACATTGGCTGCGCGGCCGATATATCGAATTTCCTATGAAAATCAGACTTTTGAAATTTCGAGTCAATGTCTCAAATGTAACAAGATGTGACAGAATTAAGTCTGCAATTGACTTATAATTTCCGATAAATAAAAACATACTCTTGAAAAAGCAGCGTCCTGAGATTTTGCGTTGACTTCAATTGACTTGCGGAATTTATATTTATGCCGCAGGCGAGTTTGCTCTTACTCAAGCCCGTCCCATTCCGGAGCGTGCGGTCAAGCGGGGATTCACGTGGGCGTTCCGGGTAAAATCACTAAAAAAATACGTCTAATAATTCTTTATATAGGTGCTGCTGATCGCGATGCGCGAGCCGATGTCGAGTGTGGGAACCCAGGCCACCACGGCCAGATCGTGCATGGAACCATATGTTGCCTCGCCGGGTCCGGAACCGCAGTGCCATGGTCCGGCATCTGCCGCGCCTTTGTCGCAGGAAGGAAAGTTCCAAATGTCCGTTGCCCCGACCAGCCTCTACATGCTCCGGGCGGAGCATTTCAGCGACAAGATCGGTCACCGCTTCGATCTTGAGACGCCGGCAGGTACGGCGCCCCTGGTGCTGGCGAAAGTCGATGCCGGAACGGAGCCGATCTTCAGCGGCACGGACCGCGTGCCCTTCACGCTGGTCTTCATCGGCCCGCACGCCGAGCCGGGCACCGGGCACTGCATGATGAACCTCCGCCACCGGACGCTCGGCCTGATCGAGGGCATCTTCATCGGCCCCAATCTCGGGACCATGGAGACCGAATGGGGC includes these proteins:
- a CDS encoding DUF6916 family protein codes for the protein MSVAPTSLYMLRAEHFSDKIGHRFDLETPAGTAPLVLAKVDAGTEPIFSGTDRVPFTLVFIGPHAEPGTGHCMMNLRHRTLGLIEGIFIGPNLGTMETEWGKGQIWSATFT